The nucleotide sequence GTCGGTAAGCCCCGCCCTGTCGCGTACAGCCTGAAACGAGGTCAAAGCTTTTGAAGCGGTAGTGCTGGCGCTACCGGCCATAATAGCTTCTACATGGAGAAGAAGTACATCGGCGTATCGGATTACGATCCAATCGTTGCCAGCAAGTGTTGGGTCGCTATCAAAGCTTTTCCCATTCGATCCGCCATCTTCGCCGTTCGGAAGGTATTTGGTTACCTGATACTGACCTACCTGCGAAGGGTCAGGCCTATATGAGACCGCGGTCCTATCACCCCCAAATTCATCTAATACGGCAACGGCTTCACTGGTTACATAGTTCACCCCAGAAGTTCTACCTACACCGTTCAACCATTCGGCTGAAAAGTTTTGACTGTCTGAACTTAGGTTTGGAAGGTAGCCTATCGAGAAGATAACTTCATTGTTTTCTTCGTTGTAAAATACGTCTTCAAAGTCGGGTTCTAGGGAATAGCCTGAAGCCATTACACTTTCCAATAGGGTTTGGGCTTCTGAATAGTTTTCTCCCAAGGTCAAATATACTTTTGCCAAAAGGGTCTGTGCAGCAGCTTTGGAGGCTCTTGTGCGGTAGGTGTTGTCTAGCCCATCAACTGCAGTGGACAAGTCACTCTTTATAAAGTCATATATAGAAGATGCCGCAACCCGGGCAAATTGAATATCGGTTTCCAAAGGTCCGACTACCCTATCTATCAAAGGAACATCACCATAGAGGCGCACCAAATTGAAATAGGCATAGGCTCTAACGAATTTAGCTTCGGCTTCATATGATGCTTTAGTCGCTGCATTTTCTATTACATCAAGATTGTCCAATACTACATTGGCCCTATAGATAATGTTGTAATAGCTCTCGTAATAATTGGCAATAATACCGTTGTTCGGTGTTATGTTATAACTTTCGAATTGTGCTGCTTCACCCTCGCTACTTTTGGTACGGGTATTATCGCTCCGCATTTCGGTGATGTAGAATTCGTATTGAATACCATGTCTGTCATCGGGATCCGTCGAATTTACTCCTTGAATACCGTCATACATATTGATCAAAGCGGTTTCTAATTCTTCTTCTGTAGAGAAGTAGGTTTCCGAAGATACTCCTGATGTTGGTGCGGGAGACAAGAAGTCCTTTTCGCAGGCCGTAAAGGATACGACTACCGCCAGAAGCATCGTTATTAGTTTGAATTGTTTCATAATATATCGTGAATTTTGTTTATACTGTTCTGATTAAAAATCAAGGTTAAGTCCTATAGAAATCGTTCTATATATAGGGGAACCTGCTCTTTGGTAACCGTAAGCTGTAGGACTTGTTCTGTCTACGGATTCAGGATTGAAACCTGTATAGTCATCTGCCGTCTTGTACATAAGGTTTTGGCCACTAGCATATATTCTTAAACCAGACACACCATAATCACTCAAAACGTCTTTTGGGAAATTGTATCCAATATTTACGTTTCTCAGTGCTACGTACGAAGCGTCTTGAATAATATCATCAGTAAAGATTTTTTCTTTGATAAATTCTTGGTTAGGCGTTGTTTCAGGATTGAAATCTTGAGAAGAATTGAAATGGTTGAACAGGTATTGGTCTCCCATGTTCCTGATTTCGGCCCCATGTGAACCTTGGAACATAAAACTAAAATCGAACTTGCCAAGATTAAACTCGTTGGTGAAACTCCAGACTAATTCTGGATATGGGTCTCCTAAAGCAGCTTTGTCTTCATCATCAATAATACCATCGCCGTTTAAATCCTTTACGTAAACATCTTGGGCTTCGCCACCAACAGGGTGGAAAGCATCGTTCAAGTATTCAAGCGGAATGTCTTTGTCGACGACCCAACCGTAGAATGTGGAAATCGGTTGTCCTTCAAGGTTGATCCACTCTGCTGCCCTTTTAGAGTCTACATTTGTAATTTGACCGTTGGAGTCGGCGAAGTCTACTAAAGTATTCTTGTTCGTTGAAGCTATGATGGTAGAGGCCCACCTGAAGTTTTCTGTAACAATGTTCTTTGTTCTCAGTTCAATTTCATAACCTTCGTTTTTGACTTCACCTAAATTAACAAGGGCACTGTTAAAACCTGTAGTCACTGAAATCGGATTGTTCAATAATAGTTGGTCACTGGTTCGTTGGTAATAATCAACGGAGCCCGATACCCTATTGTTAAAAAAGCCGAAATCCAAACCAGGGTTGAATTCTCTCAAACGCTCCCATTGCAGTCCCGCGTTGGCTATGTTCAGAGGGTTGAAGCCCGCTTGTAATGAACCGTCTACGGAATAGGTCGTTGAGCCTAAAAGGGCCAAGTATGGGTAGTTGTCTACCAAGATATTACCTGTGCTCAAAGAACTCGTACTACTACTGGTATCGGGATCAACACTACCTACGTTGAGCAAATCGTTTCCTGTTAGACCGTAACTGGCCCTTAATTTAAAAGTGCTTACGATATCACTATCCTGTAAGAAGTTTTCTTTGGCAAGGTTCCAACCAACAGAGGCGGCAGTAAAATTACCGTATTTGAAGTCTTGACCGAAGATAGAGCTACCGTCCCTTCTAAAGCTAAATGAAGCTAGGTATTTATCGTCATAAGCATAGTTCAGTCTGGAAACGTATGATAGGCCGTTCTTTTCCCATTCAAAGGCATCTGCGTTTGAAATGGTCGTGGCGTTGGTGATTTGCTTAACGGCATCGGAAGTATAACCAGTTCCGCTAATTTGTGAATAAAACGATTTTTTCGTTTCAGCGGTTACACCTAAAATTACACTTAGATCATGTTTACCGAAACTCTTGTTATAGGATAGAAAGTTGTCGGTAATAAGGTAGATTTCCTTTTGTGAATATTCATCCATTGAGGCGCCTGCGGCACCGTTTCTACTGGATAGGGTACCTTGCCATCTTGTTCTTTTGGTGTCTTGATACGAACCGGAAAGGGTAGATCGGAAACTTAAACCGTCAATAATGTTGTAATTACCGTAAACGCTACCGAACATTTTGAATTTTTTGTCGTAACGTTCGCGCTCCAATACTTTGGCCGCAGGGTTGGCATTCGAGGTGTTACTGATACTTACCCCACCAGAATCTGCAGGGGCACCGGCGTCGAGGTCGTAGCCGTCAAAATGATATTGTTGTGCGTAATCACCGACTTGCACATCGGCCCACGCCCCATTATCTTGAACCCTATTTACAAATTGAATAGTGTTTTCATCATGGTAAAGTGGTAGCCAATTGGTCTGTCTTAATATATCGTGGGTACTTCCATCAAACCTTCTTCTGTTTGTGTAAGAAGGGGTGAAGTTCACACCAAAGGAAAACTTATCGTTTATTTTGGTATCTACTTTAAGTCTTAATCCGTATTTTTTGAAATCATCGGTAATTAAGACACCTTCGTCATGTGAGTAGTTAAGGGCGGTGCTATACTTGGTTTTTTCACTTCCACCGCGAGCCGATAGGGAATGACTGGTAATGGTACCACCGTCAAAAATGACATCTTGCCAAGAACGGTCAACACCTATGAGTTGTTTGTATTTTGTCCTGTCGGATAATGACCCGGTGGCGGCCAATTGGGCTTGTGCAGTTTCTTCTATTGAAAAGGTATACGCTTCACTATGTCTAGCTTCTTTAAAACCAGTATAGGTACTATAGTTGATACGGGTCTTACCTTCAACACCACCTTTTGTGGTTATCATGATAATACCGTTGGCACCTTTTGAACCGTAAATGGCAGATGATGCTGCATCCTTTAAAATCTCGAAAGACTCTACATCGTTCATGTTCAATGAACCTAGGAAGTCTGAACTTACAATTACACCATCGACAACGACCAATGGGGTAGAGTCACCGGCCATAGAGCCTACACCCCTGATATTTATGGTAGGAGCGGCTCCTGCTTCTCCGTCGGTGGCTTGTATGTTTACCCCCGATACCTGCCCGACCAAGGCATCATCGACACGAGCTACTGCTATTTGATCGAGGTTTTCGTTGACTACTTTTGAGATCGAACCGGTCAAATGTGATTTCTTTTGGGTTCCCCCGTAACCTATAACCACCACCTCGTCTAATTGTTTGGCGTCTTCGGCCATGGTTATATTTAACTCGGTCTGGCCCGTTATGGGTATGGTTTGTGTAACATAGCCGATGTATGAAAATTGAAGAATATCGCCTTCTGAAACGTTTATTTGAAATAATCCGTCAAAATCTGTTGAGGTGCCTTTGGTTGTATTGGCGATTATGACGTTAACTCCCGGTATTGGAACATTGTCCGCATCGGAAACCGTGCCTGACAGTGTGTAACCGTCTTGGGCAAATAGCGATATATTGAGACACAATAATGCTATTAGTGTGAGTTGAGTTTTTAAATTCATTTGTAATAATGTTAAGTTAGTAATGTTCATCGGTTAAGGTCCGATACCTAAATGAGATTGTATAGAATCGCATTTGTTCTTCAACTTACTAGTGCACGTTACTCATTAATGTCCCTGAATTTTGTACTTTTGTAATGAGCGTGTATAGTAAAGTGTACATGTTCTTAGTATTACTTCCCTTCAGAATGAAGTAAATTTTTTTAAAAGGATGGGCGTGCACCCATCCTTTTTTTATTGAAAATATCCTATGGTATCATTAGTATTTTTCTTTTATTAGTATTAGCTTTTCTACAAGTTTTAATTGGTTTTCCATATTGGTTAACCAATTTGGTTTACCAAATATAACTTAATAGTTTGTTAAAAAAAAATTAATGTCAAATTTTATGATGTTAATTTTAGGTATCTAATACTTAAAGGAGCACTAAGTTGCCATATTGGTAATTTGAGGCCGTTCTAGCTTATGAAAAGGCGAGTCCGCCATTGATGTCGATATTGGCCCCGGTAATAAAAGTAGTTTCGTCGGAAGCAAGACAAGCTACGGTATTGGCTATCTCTTCAGCCGTACCTTCCCTGCGCAATGGGGTGGCTCCCGCTACCTTTTTACGTACATCGCCCGTAGTGAAAGTGTCGTGAAAGGTCGTGGCGATCATTCCTGGGCAAAGGGCGTTGACGCGAATATTCTTGGGGCCTACTTCTTTGGCCAGACCTCGTGTAAAGGTCATAACGGCGCCTTTTGAAGTGGCATAGGCCAAAGAACCGCCGCCACCGCCATCACGGCCTGCTTGCGATGCAATGTTTATGATCGAGGCACCAGACTTCATATGGGGCAATATGGCTTGTGAGACCAGAAAGGTGGAGTTGAGGTTCAAGGCAATGACCTTATTAAAGAAAGCCTCGTCCATTTCGGCAATACTCTTACGGGCTACCAATCCACCGGCATTGTTTACCAAGATGTCAATGGTACCTCCAAATGCCTTTATCGCTTCCGATACCAAATGGTCAACATCGGCCTTTTGGGTCATGTCCCCTTTAACGATTATGGCTTCGCCCGAAATTGCCCTTATCTCATCAAGGGTTTTCTTTGCGTTGGCCTCGTTGTTGTAATAGTTGACTACTACTTTGGCTCCTTCTTTTGCCAATTTAAGTGAAATGGCCTTGCCAATATCCCTTGTTCCGCCTGTGACAACGGCAATTTTTCCTTTTAAATCCATAGTTATTATTTAGTCATAAAATCTTCCCTGATCGGGCTGAAAACATCTATTAATACACCTGCTTCTTGACAAACGGTTCCATGCATTACGTGGGGAGGAATGTAAAACGAATCGCCTCCTTTTAGTATTTTGGTCTCTTCACCTATTGTCATCTTGAATTTTCCGCTAACGACGTAAGTTACTTGTGAGTGGTAGTGCTCGTGCATGGGGCCTATACCGCCTTTTTCAAATTTTACGTTTACGAGCATGATCTTATCGTCGTAGCCCATAATCTGACGTTGTACGCCTTCGCCAACGGTTTCCCAGGGGATTTCGTCCCCGATTAAAAACTCTTTACTTGATCCAAAACTTTCCATAGTTTAATTTTAATTGATTTTAATAAATTGATAGGGCCCCGTCCAACGGTATTCCTTGCCCTTGATTTCTATAATATGCTCTTTATTGACATTTTTGTTTTCATTGGCCAGTATCAATAGTGTTTGTTCGGTATTGGACTTGGCATCGATCAATACTGCCGTGTACTCTTTCGTATCTAACATAAGCTCGATTTTAGAGATTGAACTGTTCGCATTTACCGAAAACTCTGAAACAGGACTATAATGGCCGTGTGATTCTAGTATCGATACAAAGGTGGTGTTCTTTGTGTTCTTTCTTCTGATGATCAAACCGGCGTCCCTTCTTAGGTTGAACTCTGGGTCATTGGCCCCGATGCGTACGAAATGTAGCTCGTCGTCGTTGTTCGTTGCCGTGGTCAGGGTATAGAAGCGTCCGTTTTCCAACCAGCTGAGCTGGGAGTTGTCGCCTTTGGGCTGTCCTAGGCCTTCTGACCAAAGGTGCTGATAGCCGTTATCGGAACCTAGGGGTTCCAAGCTTTTTGGGGTGGTGAAATCAAAATTGGTTTGCATCACCTGTCCTTTGAAGTAGAAGGGAAGGTCGTATTGGTTCGCGGCATTCGAACCGACCCTTAGGATATCGAGTACAAAGGGCTTTTCAAAACCATCGGTTTTTATCAGGGCCATGGTCCGATGCATTTCCGTACCGGGATAGGCGTTTTGTTCTTTGGCGCTCACCACCTGTACTTCTGGGTTGGAAGCATCAAAAAAGTAGAGCTCCGAATGGTGTTGGCTCCCCACTTCGTACTTTCCTTCAAAATGTGAGGTTTCGTTTTGTACAAGGGTATTGTGGGCTATGGTCTGTTTGGCCCAGGTCGTGTTCTCCTTGAGGTAATTGCCCCCGCCTTTTTGCTCGATGTTGACAAAACGGGCGAGACCGTAATCTTGTAATATTTCGGTTCCCTTTTCGTAAAGTGAGAACGATAGTTTGTCGTAGTGCCCATGGCTTAGCCCTTGCGCCGCATATTTGTAGACCAAGGTCATAGCTTCGTTGCCGTACCTGAGTATGGCCACGCCCCCTTGGTCGCCGTTGGCCCCATCGCTAAGCTTGATCGATTTTTTTTGGAAGTCCTCGCTTTTTCCTTCCCTAATGCCCAAGGCTACGGCCAGCCCCGAATCGTCCAATAAAACTTGGCCCTGTTCTTCGGCTATGCTGAGCAATTGCGGATTGTGGTTTCCGTAATGATAGGCGATATCAACGGCGGTAACCAGCTCTCGGGAGTGATATGACATACCTTTTTGGGCGTCGTTCAAGGGAAAGAATTCGCCATCGGCATCGGAGAGGCTCAAAAGCGTGTTTACCGATTTTAGCAATACGCCATCCTTGTGTTCGAATATTTTCTGTTGGGGCCTTACATTGTGCAGGGCCTCGGCAAAGATCAAAAAGGGGTACATGGCATACCTTTGGTAGTAAGGGCCTTCGGTATAATATCCGTCAGGGGAAAAAGGCTCGTCTATATTGGCCAGAAAACCGGCTTTTTGGCCTTCCACCTTTATGAATCCTCCGTCATTGTCCTTGGCCCCGATCGGCAAGCCGTCGTCTTCAATACCGTAGAGCGCCCTTTGGATCAACTCCTCATCGCCCATTACCAAACCGATCATCCCTACGGCGGCATTGCCCCAAGTACTGTGGTTGTGTACGCGGTTGTAGAATTGCGGATTTTCTATGGATATGTAATCGGCGAATGGCCTGAAAAGGTTTTTTTCAAGTTGCTTGCGTTCTTTTTTCGAAAGGTAGTCATATACGCAGTCATAGGCCTGACTCACGTAAACCAGCCAATTGGAATCGTTTAGGCACTGCCAGAACAACTTTCCCCGGGCGTAAGAACGCGTTTGTGGGTGTACCGGTAGGTCTTTGTACATTCCTTCGTATTGAAACAGCATGTCCTTTATGTATAGGGCATATTTCTCATCGTTTAGAATTTGGTACAATACCCCTGCTTTTTGAAGGATGAAAAAATTGCGCTTATGGCGCTCATGGGTATAGCCTCCGGAATAATCTTTAGGGAGGGGCGTATCTATGCCCAATGCTATTTCGGCATCCACTTCGGCCTTTACCTTTTCCAAGGTGGCGTCAAAAATGGGGATGTTGCCCAATTCGGCCCTTATTTTTTCTACTCCCGCCTTGGTCAGTATCAGACTCGGGTGTTCTTGTGCATGTCCGCTGAAGGAAAGCAACAGAACGAAGAGGAGGGATTGTAGTACGGGTATGTATTTGGTCATGTTCATATCTAATTAGGTGTTGGGCCTAAATGGAACCCATTAGTGAAAAAAATTGGTCATCGGTTGCTTTTGATGTTTTAAAAGAGCCTAGGTATTGTTGCTATGGGCGTACCGACGACCAAGTGCATGCTAATGGTCCTACTATCATTATATGTTTTCTTTTTACTCGATAATCGAGATTAAATGCTCCGAGGCTTGGCTCGAAATCAAGGTGTATTCCTTTTAATGCCTCGTGGGCTTGCCCCGAGGTAGTTTACGATCTTTTTCCTGAACATTGCCTTATGACATAGAGGCAGTGGCATTTTTAAGGAACAAACCCATTCGCCGAACCTGTATAGTCGGTTTGTGTTCCATCGGTATTACCAAGGGAAGTCACAAAAGAAATACTAGGGACGAAAGGCGATTTCATATTGACTGTAAAATTGGTTAACCAATTTGGTTGACCAAAAATAAGTATATTTGTGGAACTAGCAAATTTTTAACAGTTAGTGGGGTTAATTAATTATTTAAGCAGGTGTTATGGGGAAAGGACATGATTATATCTCAAGAAGGCATTTTTCAAAACGGACGGCCGCCGCATTGTGCAGTGTGCCCTTTATGCCATTACATGGATGGAACGCTTTATCTTCCAATACATCGGAAGAGGATATCAAGGTACATCTTTTTTCTAAGCACTTACAGTTTTTGGGCTACGAAGAAATGTCGGAGGTTGCCGCGGATATCGGTTTTGACGGATTGGATTTGACCGTAAGGCCGAAAGGCCATGTATTGCCGGAAAATGTGCAAGATGACCTGCCCAAGGCCGTTGAGGCCATGCGTAAATACGGACTGCAACCTAAAATGATGACCACTAACGTGCTCGATGCCCATGCGGAAATAGACCAACAGGTGTTGAAAACGGCCAGTAAACTAGGGTTGACCCATTATAGGACCGGATGGCTCAGTTATCCTGAAGACCGAAGTATTCAAGAAAGCCAAGAAATCTATAAGTCCCTTTTCAAATCCTTGGAAGCGGCGAACGAAAAATGGGGCTTGATAGGCTGTTATCAAAACCATGCGGGCAACCACGTTGGGGCGCCTATTTGGGATTTGCCTCCTATGCTGCCCGGCCCGCAAAGCAAACATTTGGGCAGTCAGTACGATATACGGCATGCGGTGGTCGAAGGTGGTATGAGCTGGGAACTCGACCTTCGGCTTATAGCGCCATATATAAGGTCGATCGTGATAAAGGATTTTAAATGGGGAATGCAAGAAGGCCAATGGAAACCGGTGAATACGCCGCTTGGTGAGGGTATGGTAGACTTTGGCCGCTATTTTTCTTTGCTAAAAAAATACGGGATCAACGTACCGATATCGCTGCACTTGGAATACGATCTAGGGGGAGCCGAACATGGTGCCCAACAAATAAGCATCGACAAAAAAGTGGTCTATGCCATGATGAAAAAAGATTTGACCTTTTTAAGGAAGGCATGGAAAGCAGCGGAATAATATAAATTTAACCAACCAGGGTATGAGTAAAAAAGAAGAGAGTACCATAGAGAAATTGAGAAAGGTCAGTACGGCTACCATTGCCACCTGTTTGTTTAAAAAGGGGCTGAAAAACCAATTTATACAGAAGGTTAGGCCGCTCAAGCCCGGTCGGCCCACAATGGTCGGGAGGGCCTATACGCTGCGTTACATTCCGGCACGCGAAGATCTCAACCCTATAGAGGTTTTTCAAGACCGGAGACACCTGCAGCGGGTTGCGGTAGAGGAATGTCCCGAAGGATATGTTCTGGTCATAGATAGTCGAAAAGATGCCCGTGCGGCTTCGGCGGGTTCCATCTTGGCAACGCGTTTAATGGTGCGTGGGGTAGAGGGTATGGTGACCGATGGCGGCTTTCGGGATTCCGCCGAGATTGCCGATCTTGATTTTGCGGCTTATCACCAAGGGCCATCGGCGCCTACGAATTTGACCTTGCACCACGCCATTGGCGTTAATGAGCCTATCGCATGTGGCGATGTGGCGGTATTTCCCGAGGATTTTATTGTAGGTGACGATGACGGGGTCATGGTAATACCGGCCCACCTGGCCGAAGGGGTGGCGGAAGAGTGTACAAAAATGACCCTTTTTGAAGACTATGTGATGAAGGAAGTCCAAAAAGGGAAGTCGATTATGGGGCTCTATCCGCTTACCGATAAAGAGTACAAGGCCCGTTTTGATGCATGGATGTTTTTAAAAGACAAGGAAAAGTCATAGTCCGGAGTTACTGCGAATGGCTTCCCTGCGCCGACTTGCGATTGAAGGGGTTTTTGATCGCTACATCAAAGGCGAGATAATGGGCGTCTTTAGAAAAATCCCTTCCCAAGAGGTTGTTCATGTAGCCCATATTAAGGGTGATATCTTGTTGGGGCAGGGTCAGGGAGTAGTAGAGGGAAAAACGACTTTCCTTATAGGCGAATTTACTCCAGTTTTCCGTTTTGCCCGTTGCGAATAGCGATTCTGCAGCGGTGCTGATCTGCTGCGTTTTTGAGCGGTTGAGATAAAAGGAAAGTTTGGCCTTGAAACGGGAGCGGAATTGTAAAGATTCGGTCGCTAAAGTGAAGTCGGGATCGTAAAAGCGTCGGATCTCTGGGCGGTAACTGAACGCATAGTTGATTTTTTTTAAGGAATTGAGATAGGAGATACTGCCGTAAGCCCGTAGTTCTTGACGTGCTTTTGGGGTGTCGTAGTCGTAAGGAGGGGTCGATGTATACTTGTTTTGCCATCGGTAACTCAATGCCAAGGCGCACTTCCAGTGGGGTTTGAAGCGGTGTGTGACTTCTTGGTTTATCACGTAAATCGATGGTTTTTCTATCGGATTATAGTTGTTCGGGTCACTTACACTACCGAATCCTAAATAGGTGGAAGACACTGTAGTCCCTTTTTGGCCAAGGTCCTGTTTTGCCCCTAGGGCCAACCATGCGGCGGTATGGACCTCACCCAATCCCGGAGGGGAAAATTGGGCAAGGCCTTTTATTTGGGTTAGAAGTCCGAAAAGAAGAAGGGGAATAACTTTACGAATACTTCCTTCCATCTTAGTCCTCAATTTGGCTCAATATATTTCCATTGGCATCGAAAACCACTTCCCAGTCTTGCTTGAGCAAGGAGTTCAATTCCATCTTATAGAAGATTTTTCCCTCGTCGGTTATGCGTTCCACATCGTCGGTGGAGTAGCCCTGAAAATTGGTTTCGATAGTTTTATGTACCGCTTGGGGCAATTCCTTTGAAGCTATTTCTTCCTTTTGTTTTACCATCTTTCCTTCGGCATTGTACCATACGTCGTGCTCCGTGTTCCATCCGGTTTCAAATTCCACGTTGTATAGCTTGCCGTCCATTTCCCACTCTACATCCGTGGCTTTTGGATATTGGCTGTTGAACTGATTTAAGATTACGGAAGGAACCTGGCTTTTAGGAAGATCTTGAGCCTGTGAAAAACTGAGGGTTCCCAATGCCGCTAAGAATAAAATTTGCTTTTTCATGTGTATACTGTTTTAATTTATACCGTAAAGAAAGCATGTGAATTTGGAAACAATTGGGAATGCCCGAAGTGGGGGCTTATATTGTGGAGAAGCGTATACTGAAGGAGTGCACGCCTTTTTCGAAGCCGTAAGTTAGGGGGAAGCCGTATAGGTCGGCAATGGCTTTTACAATGGCTAGACCCAGGCCGCTTCCGCTCGTTTTTGAGTCGGTTTTGTGAAATCGGCTGAATACCTTGCCCTTGTCCAAGGTTTTGTCTTTTCCCGTGTTGCGGACGGTAAGCGTATCCTTCGAAATATGTACTTCAACCGTGCCGTTCCCGTGATTGTGGAGTATGGCATTTTTAAGTAGGTTCGAAACAATGATCTGGGCAAGGGTAGGGTCTAGGTGTACCTGTAGTTCATCGGTTTCGGAAACTTCTGTTTTTAGTTTTTTATAACTACTGATTTCCTCAAGGTCACCCAAGGTTTGGTTGACGATGGGATTTAAATGGATTTGCTGATTGTCAAAAAACTGTTTGTTGTCTATTTTAGAGAGTAGGAGCAGGGATTTGTTCAGTCGGACCGAGCGCTCGACGATCTGAAAGATTTCGGCGATCTTTAGCGCATGCGCTTCTTTCAGGTCTTCCTTTTCCAAGAGCAGCTCGAGTTTGTTGATGACCATGGCCAAGGGGGTTTGCAGCTCGTGGGAGGCATTTCCGATAAATTCCTTTTGCTGTTCGAATGCCGATATGCTATGTTGCAACAAGGTGTTTACGGCATATTCCAAATCTTTGAACTCCTTGGTTTTTGTGGAAGTTGCCGGAAGTTTTTCGGTGCTTCCGAGCCGGTAACTTTTTAGTTGGTGCAAGAAGTCGTAAAAGGGTTTCCAGAGCTTTTTCAATACCACATTGTTAATGAGTATGATGCTGGCGATTAGAATGATATAGAGCCAGACCACATCCCAGAACAGTTCGTCGATAAGGTCGTCTTCCTCCACCATGGAGTTGGCGACCTTTAGCTCGTAATACTGTCCCTTTACTTCAAAAGAGGTGGTAAGCATGCGTACCGGTTCGGGTTCGGGTTCTTTGTCGTCGGCATCTTGCATGTAGATGATGGTATCGACGTATTGGTCCTTTGCCGAAAGCGCCCTTTTCTTGTCGATTTTTTGCAGGGTAAAGAAACTCTCGTCAAAACCGCTTTTGGTCAAAATGGTAGAATCGGTCTGTGCTTTTTCAATGATGATGCGCTTGTAGTTTTCCAGACCTTCATCGATGCTGCTTTTGATCTCATTGAGCATGCTCATATAAAAGACCACGCTCCATACCGTAACGATGGCCAAAATGGAAATGGACAAATATTTCAGCGATTGGTTGAGGAGCTTCATTTTTCAACAAGTTTATAGCCCACCCCGTAAACGGAGGCTATTTCTATATCGGCTCCGGAGCGCTGCAGTTTTTTTCGCAAGTTTTTGATTTGTGAGTATACAAAGTCCAAACTGTCGACCTGGTCGGTGTTGTCTCCCCAAACATGTTCTGCCAGTGCGGTTTTGGTGACCAATCGTTTTTTGTTGAGAAGGAAGTAATTAAGGATGTCGAACTCTTTGCGGTTGAGGGGCGTACTATTGCCGTTTACGGAAAACTTACGATCGCTCAGGTCCAAAACCGTATTGGCGAATTCAATGCTGTTTTTTCCATTGAGATTTTTCCTGCGGAGGACGGCCTTGACACGTGCGTTGAGTTCGGCAAGGTGAAAGGGCTTGGTAAGGTAGTCGTCGGCCCCAAGTTCCAAACCCTTGAGTTTGTCATCGAGGGAATCTTTGGCCGAAATGATAATGATGTTCCCGCTCTTGCCCTCTTTTTTCAGTTCTTTTAGAATATCCAATCCACTGCCGTTGGGCAGCATAATATCGAGTAAGATGCAGTCGTAATCGTAGACGAAGGCCTTTTCCATGGCGGTATGGTAGTCCGCTGCGGTCTCCACTAAAAAATTTTCTTTTTCCAGTGATTCCGTTATACTGTTCTGCAGCTGGGCTTCGTCCTCTATTACTAAAATCTTCACCTTGCAAAATTGCTACAAGATTTTGGAAAGAATTGGGAATTTCCGATTTTTTTTGGACTTCCTTTCCAGGTCGTAGTGTTTTGCGGATCGAGGGCCGTGCCTAATTTTCCTTTTGATCGTTTTCGTACACTAATTTTCCTCCAAGATAGGTGGCCATAACTTTGACTTCCCTGATTT is from Zobellia galactanivorans and encodes:
- a CDS encoding response regulator transcription factor; the protein is MKILVIEDEAQLQNSITESLEKENFLVETAADYHTAMEKAFVYDYDCILLDIMLPNGSGLDILKELKKEGKSGNIIIISAKDSLDDKLKGLELGADDYLTKPFHLAELNARVKAVLRRKNLNGKNSIEFANTVLDLSDRKFSVNGNSTPLNRKEFDILNYFLLNKKRLVTKTALAEHVWGDNTDQVDSLDFVYSQIKNLRKKLQRSGADIEIASVYGVGYKLVEK
- a CDS encoding sensor histidine kinase is translated as MKLLNQSLKYLSISILAIVTVWSVVFYMSMLNEIKSSIDEGLENYKRIIIEKAQTDSTILTKSGFDESFFTLQKIDKKRALSAKDQYVDTIIYMQDADDKEPEPEPVRMLTTSFEVKGQYYELKVANSMVEEDDLIDELFWDVVWLYIILIASIILINNVVLKKLWKPFYDFLHQLKSYRLGSTEKLPATSTKTKEFKDLEYAVNTLLQHSISAFEQQKEFIGNASHELQTPLAMVINKLELLLEKEDLKEAHALKIAEIFQIVERSVRLNKSLLLLSKIDNKQFFDNQQIHLNPIVNQTLGDLEEISSYKKLKTEVSETDELQVHLDPTLAQIIVSNLLKNAILHNHGNGTVEVHISKDTLTVRNTGKDKTLDKGKVFSRFHKTDSKTSGSGLGLAIVKAIADLYGFPLTYGFEKGVHSFSIRFSTI